Proteins from a single region of Cytophagaceae bacterium:
- the nosD gene encoding nitrous oxide reductase family maturation protein NosD has translation MNKLILILLALIPGLLPAKTWQVNNPSELKAALKLSQANDQIIINKGNYKVLNLEITKPLSIKGLGFPVLDAELKGEIFIVKANDVKISGIRFVNIGETSMIDWAAVKVLESENVKVTGNEFRNCYFAVYLSSSNKCQVSKNNIKGTPKEEQTTGNGIHAWKCDEIEISDNYVEGHRDGIYFEFVTNSRIFRNYSTKNIRYGLHFMFSHQDEYYKNNFVNNGAGVAVMYSKRVKMHENIFNKNWGGSAYGILLKDITDSDIIHNHFLDNTVGIYMEGCSRMNIKECIIEQNGIGLRIQANCDENHIKNNNFQANTFDLATNGSVVFNYLENNYWDKYQGYDLNKDGHGDVAYRPVSMFSTLVERMPQVMILLRSFTVTLLDKIERIIPSFTPENLKDDSPQMKPNSIKTIELKA, from the coding sequence ATGAATAAACTAATTCTGATATTACTTGCATTGATTCCGGGCTTATTGCCGGCCAAAACATGGCAGGTAAACAATCCCTCGGAGCTTAAAGCAGCACTGAAATTATCTCAGGCCAATGACCAGATAATTATCAATAAGGGCAATTACAAAGTCCTAAATCTGGAAATCACAAAGCCACTGAGCATAAAAGGGCTTGGTTTCCCGGTCCTTGATGCTGAACTGAAAGGTGAGATTTTCATTGTAAAAGCCAATGATGTAAAAATATCAGGAATAAGATTTGTCAATATTGGAGAAACCAGCATGATCGATTGGGCTGCAGTGAAAGTGCTGGAATCAGAAAATGTAAAGGTGACAGGCAACGAGTTCAGAAATTGCTACTTTGCAGTATATCTTTCCTCTTCTAACAAATGTCAGGTCTCAAAAAACAACATCAAAGGGACTCCAAAAGAAGAACAAACCACCGGTAATGGCATACATGCATGGAAATGCGATGAAATTGAAATTTCTGACAACTATGTGGAGGGACATCGCGACGGCATTTATTTCGAATTTGTAACCAACTCCCGTATCTTCAGGAATTACTCTACAAAAAATATCAGATATGGCCTTCACTTTATGTTTTCACACCAGGACGAATATTACAAAAACAATTTTGTAAACAATGGTGCAGGGGTAGCCGTCATGTATTCGAAAAGAGTAAAAATGCATGAAAACATTTTCAATAAAAACTGGGGAGGATCGGCTTACGGGATTTTATTGAAAGACATAACAGACAGTGATATCATTCACAATCATTTTCTTGACAATACTGTAGGCATCTATATGGAAGGATGCAGCCGCATGAACATAAAAGAATGTATCATAGAGCAAAACGGAATAGGATTAAGAATACAGGCCAATTGCGACGAAAATCACATTAAAAACAATAATTTTCAAGCAAATACTTTTGATCTTGCTACCAATGGTTCAGTGGTTTTTAATTATCTGGAAAACAACTATTGGGACAAGTATCAGGGTTATGACCTCAACAAGGACGGCCATGGCGATGTAGCCTACAGACCGGTGAGTATGTTTTCTACCCTCGTGGAGCGTATGCCCCAGGTTATGATATTGCTGAGAAGTTTTACCGTAACGCTTTTGGACAAAATCGAAAGGATAATCCCAAGTTTTACGCCTGAAAATCTGAAAGATGATAGCCCGCAAATGAAACCCAACAGCATAAAAACAATAGAATTAAAGGCATAA
- a CDS encoding ABC transporter ATP-binding protein: MIVFENIGKSFGKLEVLKDINLKFELGQCIAILGPNGSGKTTLIKSLLGMVIPDKGEIRFQNISIKNAFDYRNQIGYMPQIGNYPPNLKISQLIDMMVDIRNLKEYELDEEIIEAFKLREIYQKPLGTLSGGTKQKVSAALAFLFNPKVLILDEPTAGLDPVSSEILKAKIQKEKTKGKLILITSHIMSDLEELATHVVYLQDGQLKIFKELEVLQSEFGENRLSRIIAQIMQMSKKMLCF; encoded by the coding sequence ATGATAGTTTTTGAAAATATAGGAAAGTCATTTGGCAAACTGGAGGTATTGAAAGATATCAATCTAAAGTTTGAACTCGGTCAGTGCATTGCCATTTTGGGACCAAATGGCTCAGGAAAAACCACGCTCATCAAGTCATTGCTGGGAATGGTAATTCCTGACAAAGGTGAAATCAGATTTCAAAATATTTCCATAAAAAATGCTTTTGATTATAGGAATCAGATCGGCTATATGCCTCAAATCGGTAACTATCCACCGAATTTGAAGATCAGTCAACTTATTGACATGATGGTGGATATTCGCAATTTGAAAGAATATGAACTTGACGAGGAAATAATAGAGGCCTTTAAGCTTCGTGAAATATACCAGAAACCACTTGGGACACTTTCAGGAGGAACCAAGCAAAAAGTAAGTGCTGCACTGGCATTTTTATTTAATCCAAAAGTGCTGATCCTCGATGAGCCCACAGCAGGTCTTGACCCGGTTTCGAGTGAAATTTTAAAAGCAAAAATTCAAAAAGAAAAAACAAAAGGCAAACTCATTTTGATTACTTCCCATATCATGTCAGACCTCGAAGAGCTGGCAACGCATGTGGTTTATTTGCAGGATGGTCAGTTGAAAATATTCAAAGAATTAGAAGTATTACAAAGCGAATTTGGCGAGAACCGACTAAGCAGGATCATTGCCCAGATCATGCAAATGAGCAAAAAAATGTTGTGTTTTTGA
- a CDS encoding ABC transporter permease subunit, producing the protein MKKTIKYVVYDIIRNRFVMGYTLLLLVLSISFFLFESDSNKGILSLLNINIMVIPLVSVIFSTIHFYNSYEFIELMAAQPISRKTIFFSQFLGLSISLSLAFLIGIGLPTLIFDGSAKGLTLIGSGLLITLVFVSVAFLASVITRDKAKGIGIALGLWFYLCILYDGLVLSVLVNMSDYPMETASLVLSALNPADLARILVLMQLDVSALMGITGAVFHNFFSANWGIVLSFILLILWVLVPLVFSYRIFNKKDL; encoded by the coding sequence ATGAAAAAAACTATAAAATACGTAGTATATGACATCATTCGCAACAGGTTTGTCATGGGCTACACCCTGTTGCTTTTGGTATTGAGTATCAGTTTCTTTTTGTTTGAATCAGATTCCAATAAAGGGATTTTGAGCCTCCTCAATATCAACATCATGGTTATTCCGTTGGTGAGTGTGATTTTTTCGACCATTCATTTTTATAATTCCTACGAATTTATCGAGCTCATGGCGGCTCAACCCATTAGCCGAAAAACTATTTTCTTCAGCCAGTTTTTAGGGCTAAGTATCTCTTTAAGTCTGGCGTTTCTGATTGGTATTGGTTTGCCTACATTGATATTTGATGGTTCAGCCAAAGGTCTTACCTTGATTGGAAGTGGTCTTTTAATAACGCTTGTTTTTGTTTCTGTGGCTTTTCTGGCTTCAGTCATTACCCGAGACAAAGCAAAGGGTATAGGCATTGCTCTCGGTTTATGGTTTTATCTGTGCATCTTGTATGACGGTCTGGTGCTCTCAGTTTTGGTCAATATGAGTGATTATCCCATGGAAACCGCTTCTTTGGTTCTCTCAGCACTTAACCCCGCAGATTTGGCCCGTATTTTAGTTTTGATGCAGCTTGATGTTTCAGCATTGATGGGTATCACCGGTGCTGTTTTTCACAATTTTTTCTCGGCCAATTGGGGTATCGTACTTTCATTTATTTTACTGATCCTCTGGGTCTTAGTTCCGCTAGTATTCAGTTATCGTATATTCAATAAAAAAGATTTATAA
- a CDS encoding fasciclin domain-containing protein, translated as MKTIIISIGLLSSICFSCKSTGSESTSTEQTATMGGQEAVKDDESEKDVVKVAVASPDHTTLVKAVAAADLVTSLSNAGPFTVFAPVNAAFEKLPAGTVDDLLKTENKEKLVNILQHHVMTSALAADFFQDGQTMGMVDGTNVTFTVKDGATYVDGNKILGSVKASNGWVHVIDTVLLPK; from the coding sequence ATGAAAACAATTATTATTTCTATCGGTCTGTTATCATCAATCTGTTTTTCATGTAAAAGTACCGGTTCTGAAAGTACTTCTACAGAGCAAACTGCCACAATGGGTGGGCAGGAAGCAGTTAAAGACGATGAGTCTGAAAAAGATGTAGTAAAGGTAGCCGTTGCATCGCCAGACCATACTACACTGGTAAAAGCTGTTGCTGCAGCCGACCTGGTTACTTCACTTTCCAATGCCGGCCCGTTTACAGTATTTGCTCCGGTAAATGCAGCATTTGAAAAACTCCCTGCCGGAACTGTTGATGATCTTTTGAAAACTGAAAACAAGGAAAAACTGGTAAATATCCTTCAACATCATGTGATGACCTCGGCTCTGGCGGCTGACTTTTTTCAGGATGGACAAACCATGGGTATGGTTGATGGCACCAATGTGACGTTTACTGTAAAAGATGGAGCCACTTATGTAGATGGCAACAAAATATTGGGCTCAGTAAAAGCTTCTAATGGTTGGGTACATGTAATAGATACTGTATTGCTGCCAAAATAA
- a CDS encoding TonB-dependent receptor, protein MKKYIFFIAMLVFSQKALYAQIKGKIYDAISKEAVIGATIKNLYGPEGTFTDQNGVFELKASNISKISIQSIGYSPQELTVIKENEIIIGLEPSMENLQQMVVTGNREAALRTQTPIAISKLTPKQIDEAKATSIYEVINKTPGVMMVNLNNEQHSMSIRQPMTTNAYYLYMEDGVPIRPMGVFNHNALLEMNQFTVSSVEVVKGPVSSIYGPEAVGGAINFISQRPTSVPTARIGVQFDQWGYKRVQYGAGGMIGKFGFYLGGLVADQKDAWMNSSDYSKNAQYARLEYHFSPKARLVSTISYSKYDSQTSGSVDSIAFYNRQYVSTTGFTYRKAYSLRTRLTFEKDWANGSQSFITAFGRDNKHGQNPSYQIRWTSGSSVATGQINSNDFQSLGIIAQHTQKLKFLNSKAVVGTTIDYSPNDYWAYQIDLAAQLRADKKSVEKYTITKERPEIKLADYNANIHNTAIYAQYDFEPIKNLRISAGLRFDNMAFDYTNNLDIDKTTGKAIGGSKAYSQTTPKLGLTYDFGKNKGIYANYSKGFAPSGLTAIFRKRPKAAENGDMFYYNLVPATFKNTEIGGWISLLNNKIYLDGSLYQLIGTNELLSIRQPDNSTDYQAAGRTMHKGIEMGLTFKPSKQVFFRYGGTYAIHKFDEFVLSQKTSDALKNVNGKLMPSAPKWLWNTELTYYPSRVKNLRSSIEWQHVGSWYQNQINTIEYKGYDILNFRIGYKWKGIELYSNIINLTDALYATNATRGNAANDRTTFTPAAPRTLVFGIQYNISGKK, encoded by the coding sequence ATGAAGAAATATATTTTTTTTATAGCAATGCTTGTCTTTAGCCAAAAAGCACTTTATGCTCAAATAAAGGGCAAAATTTATGATGCTATAAGCAAAGAGGCAGTAATTGGGGCAACCATAAAAAACTTATATGGTCCTGAAGGTACATTTACGGATCAAAATGGTGTGTTCGAGCTAAAGGCATCTAACATCTCAAAAATCAGTATTCAATCTATTGGATATTCACCGCAAGAACTAACAGTAATAAAAGAAAATGAAATTATTATTGGGCTCGAGCCGTCAATGGAAAACCTCCAACAAATGGTAGTAACAGGAAACAGAGAAGCAGCCCTTCGTACACAAACTCCCATTGCGATATCAAAACTAACTCCAAAACAAATAGATGAAGCCAAGGCTACTTCTATATACGAAGTAATAAACAAAACACCGGGAGTAATGATGGTAAACCTCAACAACGAGCAACATTCCATGTCAATCAGACAACCCATGACTACCAATGCCTACTATCTGTATATGGAAGATGGTGTGCCGATTCGTCCGATGGGGGTTTTTAATCATAATGCACTCCTGGAGATGAACCAGTTTACGGTAAGTTCTGTAGAGGTTGTAAAAGGGCCTGTGTCGTCTATTTACGGGCCAGAGGCAGTGGGTGGGGCTATTAATTTTATTTCACAAAGGCCTACCTCTGTGCCAACGGCACGTATAGGTGTTCAGTTTGACCAATGGGGATACAAGCGTGTACAATATGGAGCTGGTGGCATGATCGGAAAATTTGGTTTTTACCTTGGGGGACTTGTTGCTGACCAAAAAGATGCATGGATGAACAGTTCAGACTATTCTAAAAATGCCCAATATGCCCGCCTGGAATATCACTTTTCTCCTAAAGCCAGATTGGTTTCTACGATTTCTTATAGTAAATATGACTCTCAAACAAGTGGCAGTGTGGATAGTATCGCATTTTATAACCGGCAATATGTGAGCACCACAGGTTTTACCTATCGAAAGGCATATTCTTTGAGAACAAGGCTAACATTTGAAAAAGATTGGGCCAATGGCTCCCAGTCATTTATTACTGCATTTGGCCGGGACAACAAACACGGACAAAATCCCAGTTACCAGATAAGGTGGACATCTGGGTCATCGGTAGCGACTGGTCAAATAAACTCCAATGACTTTCAAAGCCTTGGCATCATAGCACAGCACACCCAAAAATTAAAATTTCTGAATTCAAAAGCTGTGGTAGGAACTACTATTGATTACTCTCCTAATGACTATTGGGCCTACCAGATTGATCTGGCAGCTCAGCTTAGAGCCGACAAAAAATCAGTTGAAAAATATACCATTACTAAAGAAAGACCAGAAATCAAACTTGCTGACTATAATGCCAACATACATAATACGGCGATTTATGCTCAATATGATTTTGAACCGATAAAAAATCTAAGAATTTCAGCCGGGCTTAGGTTTGACAACATGGCTTTTGACTATACTAATAATCTTGATATTGATAAAACCACAGGTAAAGCAATCGGAGGATCAAAAGCCTATAGCCAAACTACCCCAAAACTAGGATTGACTTATGATTTTGGCAAAAACAAAGGAATCTATGCCAATTATTCAAAAGGTTTTGCTCCAAGTGGTTTAACCGCAATATTCAGAAAAAGACCTAAAGCTGCCGAAAATGGAGATATGTTTTATTACAATCTGGTTCCGGCTACTTTTAAAAACACTGAAATCGGGGGTTGGATATCTTTACTAAATAATAAAATATATCTTGATGGATCTTTATATCAACTCATTGGCACCAATGAACTTTTGAGTATTCGCCAGCCAGACAATTCAACTGATTATCAGGCAGCAGGAAGAACAATGCATAAAGGAATCGAAATGGGACTTACCTTTAAACCTTCGAAACAAGTATTTTTCAGATATGGTGGTACGTATGCTATCCATAAATTTGATGAGTTTGTTTTGAGTCAAAAAACTTCTGATGCTTTGAAAAATGTAAATGGTAAATTGATGCCTTCAGCTCCAAAATGGCTTTGGAATACTGAATTAACCTATTACCCGTCCAGGGTCAAAAATCTTAGATCCTCAATAGAATGGCAGCATGTAGGAAGCTGGTATCAAAACCAAATAAACACCATTGAATACAAAGGCTATGATATCCTGAATTTTAGAATTGGCTATAAATGGAAAGGAATTGAACTGTATTCCAATATTATTAATCTTACAGATGCCCTCTATGCCACCAATGCCACAAGAGGCAATGCAGCGAACGACAGAACTACCTTTACTCCTGCAGCACCCAGAACCTTAGTATTTGGTATTCAATATAATATTTCTGGAAAAAAATAA
- a CDS encoding exo-alpha-sialidase: MKNFIFFTFAILLFSKVLAQDSVISDSKNQGFNPSFTETHNGEILLSFVEKDSEKKVRFYYCKFDGKTFGPKNYVPITDSAATHAEGMPRMAVKKDGSMIVTFEIKKYNPTSRFGSDLCYVYSQDGIQWSKPQFVIKDRKPTKSSSFSRPVRLADGEIGVIWLDEKLTSKGRSVKFAKTIPGKALGEPVVIDDQACECCRIEAITDSKGITHIFYRDMYPDGSRDMSYIFTKDSGKTFSKSRNAYPDKWKIDGCPHAGPTATETPEGICISWFTGKENATGIKVVNIMTGEILKSIVKPTVKAPQLTTNSKGETFWVYTSVKNIDDEYFSTIELQKLNSKKTEMTLSKDFEICNYPAIITTSENKIIVVYERTAKNTNQEIVCRVLQEQNSLTTD; encoded by the coding sequence ATGAAAAATTTCATTTTTTTTACCTTCGCTATATTGCTTTTTTCAAAAGTTCTGGCACAGGATTCAGTTATTTCCGATTCCAAAAATCAAGGCTTTAACCCATCTTTTACAGAAACCCATAATGGAGAAATCCTTTTGAGTTTTGTGGAAAAAGACTCTGAAAAAAAAGTGAGATTTTATTATTGCAAGTTTGATGGAAAAACTTTCGGCCCTAAAAATTACGTTCCTATCACTGATTCGGCAGCCACTCATGCAGAAGGGATGCCTCGAATGGCAGTAAAAAAAGATGGGAGTATGATTGTAACTTTTGAAATAAAAAAATATAATCCCACTTCAAGATTTGGATCCGATCTATGCTATGTTTACTCTCAAGATGGAATTCAATGGTCTAAACCGCAGTTTGTAATTAAAGACAGAAAACCGACCAAGAGCAGCTCGTTTAGCAGACCTGTAAGGTTGGCTGATGGCGAAATAGGAGTAATATGGTTAGATGAAAAACTTACCAGTAAAGGGAGAAGTGTAAAGTTTGCAAAAACAATTCCAGGTAAAGCCTTAGGCGAACCTGTGGTTATTGATGATCAGGCTTGTGAATGTTGCAGAATTGAGGCGATCACCGATTCCAAAGGAATTACACACATTTTCTACAGAGACATGTATCCTGATGGCTCAAGAGATATGAGTTATATCTTTACTAAGGATAGTGGCAAAACTTTTTCAAAATCAAGAAATGCCTATCCAGATAAATGGAAAATTGATGGATGCCCTCATGCTGGCCCTACCGCAACTGAGACTCCGGAAGGAATATGCATTAGTTGGTTTACCGGAAAGGAAAATGCAACAGGAATTAAAGTAGTAAACATAATGACCGGTGAAATATTAAAATCAATCGTTAAACCCACTGTTAAAGCACCACAATTAACAACCAATTCTAAAGGAGAGACTTTCTGGGTTTATACCTCTGTAAAAAATATAGATGATGAGTATTTTAGCACAATAGAACTCCAAAAGTTAAATTCGAAAAAAACTGAAATGACATTGAGTAAGGATTTCGAAATCTGCAATTACCCGGCAATTATAACAACTTCCGAGAACAAAATAATTGTGGTATATGAAAGAACTGCAAAAAACACTAACCAGGAGATAGTTTGTAGAGTTTTACAAGAACAAAACTCTTTAACTACTGATTAA
- a CDS encoding cytochrome-c peroxidase, with translation MKISIKIVSLFLVSGLFSCEKKDSLDIDPNEPLFTIPEGFPEPKYKMESNPITADGFLLGKKLFFDGRLSRDGTISCAECHSQPYAFTHHSHAVSHGIDDRVGIRNAPGLMNLAWQDKFFWDGGVFDLDLFSIAPIQNPNEMDETVTNVIEKLKKDKEYPALFKKAFGTEEVTTQRFLKALSQYMLTLVTANSKYDQYKAGKTTFSNDEKEGLRLFTEKGCAGCHPAPLFTDHSFRSTGLDTGYFRDTLDTGRGRITEQKEDDFKFKVPTLRNIAYTFPYMHDGRFQTLEEALEHYNSGVVNLPNLDPAFKKNTKLGIQMTPTEKKQLVVFLNTLTDEDFLKNKRFSY, from the coding sequence ATGAAAATTTCGATAAAAATCGTTTCGCTATTTTTGGTGTCAGGTCTTTTTTCTTGCGAAAAAAAGGACTCGCTGGATATTGACCCCAATGAACCCCTGTTTACTATACCTGAGGGTTTTCCTGAACCGAAATACAAAATGGAGTCAAATCCAATTACCGCTGATGGTTTTCTATTAGGGAAAAAATTATTTTTTGATGGACGTCTTTCCCGTGATGGTACAATAAGTTGTGCCGAATGCCATAGTCAACCTTATGCATTTACGCACCACAGCCATGCCGTAAGTCATGGTATCGACGACCGTGTTGGTATCAGAAATGCCCCGGGTCTAATGAATCTGGCCTGGCAGGATAAGTTTTTTTGGGATGGAGGGGTATTTGACCTGGATCTTTTTTCTATCGCCCCCATTCAAAATCCCAATGAAATGGACGAAACGGTTACCAACGTTATCGAAAAGCTCAAAAAAGACAAGGAATATCCTGCCTTATTTAAAAAGGCATTTGGTACTGAAGAAGTTACTACTCAGCGATTTCTGAAAGCACTGTCGCAATATATGCTGACATTGGTTACAGCAAACTCGAAATATGATCAATACAAGGCCGGTAAAACTACTTTTTCCAATGATGAAAAAGAAGGTTTGAGACTTTTTACCGAGAAAGGATGTGCCGGATGCCATCCCGCCCCTCTCTTTACCGATCATTCGTTCAGATCTACAGGCCTCGACACAGGATATTTCAGAGATACCCTCGATACCGGCAGAGGCAGGATTACTGAACAAAAAGAAGACGACTTCAAATTCAAAGTACCAACACTCAGGAATATTGCCTACACTTTTCCTTACATGCATGATGGTCGGTTTCAGACTTTGGAAGAAGCACTGGAACATTACAACAGCGGGGTAGTAAACCTACCCAATCTGGACCCGGCATTTAAGAAAAATACCAAATTGGGTATTCAGATGACTCCAACAGAAAAAAAACAATTGGTAGTATTTCTGAATACACTTACTGATGAAGATTTCTTAAAAAATAAACGATTCTCTTACTAA
- a CDS encoding DinB family protein — protein MKISRKQALKTALAGLVSIPAVARNHHSNKSQDFINEFSEAWKSSRDYTLKVFNQMPEEKFEYKYTPESFSFRTQFVHCITFNAAQLCGRLNLKNPNETKKKEYWSKLTKVELEAELNNFYDWVEKTLKDLPEKTLEKEEAYAGGNIPVWRLFYALENHIIHHRGQAICYLRLNGITPIGYIGW, from the coding sequence ATGAAAATCTCAAGAAAACAGGCATTAAAGACCGCCCTGGCAGGTTTGGTGAGTATTCCGGCGGTGGCCCGTAACCATCATTCAAATAAATCACAAGATTTTATAAATGAATTTTCGGAAGCCTGGAAAAGTTCAAGAGATTACACTTTGAAGGTATTTAACCAAATGCCCGAAGAAAAATTTGAATATAAATATACTCCTGAATCATTTTCATTCAGAACGCAGTTTGTGCATTGCATCACTTTTAACGCTGCTCAATTGTGCGGAAGGCTTAACCTGAAAAACCCAAACGAAACAAAAAAGAAAGAATATTGGTCAAAACTCACCAAGGTAGAGCTCGAGGCTGAGTTAAATAATTTTTATGATTGGGTTGAAAAAACTCTGAAAGATCTGCCTGAAAAAACTTTGGAAAAAGAGGAAGCTTATGCAGGTGGAAATATCCCGGTTTGGAGATTATTTTATGCTTTGGAAAATCATATTATTCATCATCGGGGGCAAGCTATTTGTTATCTAAGACTCAATGGCATTACCCCCATTGGATATATTGGTTGGTAA
- a CDS encoding YHS domain-containing protein, producing the protein MKKIILTAMIFASVASLATWAQQEPTKKSKKKAKAETAVLKEDGIDPVCKMKVKKGSTITHTHEGVQYGFCNPMCKDNFVKSPEKFLKK; encoded by the coding sequence ATGAAAAAAATAATTTTAACCGCTATGATTTTTGCCTCTGTGGCAAGCTTAGCAACCTGGGCCCAACAGGAACCCACCAAAAAATCAAAAAAGAAAGCTAAAGCTGAAACAGCTGTTTTAAAAGAAGATGGTATCGACCCGGTATGTAAAATGAAAGTTAAAAAAGGAAGTACCATTACACATACTCATGAAGGTGTTCAATATGGTTTTTGCAATCCAATGTGTAAGGATAATTTTGTAAAAAGCCCTGAGAAGTTTTTGAAAAAATAG
- a CDS encoding PepSY domain-containing protein, with the protein MFSKPALRLTYKVHKWLGLFSGFFLLIYGLSGSILVYKDSLEDYFYQKEIKPEGQKQSLDTIYKKITQLYPNLDGLAWVNPSGETTKPYRFRLYINDARLISYDLGALDINQYTGEIIRHGRGDDLEVGWIEWIFQLHFSLHLGMPGAALTAIFGLTMLISILTGLIVYRKNILKVLTFRNKIRNQNWRILSSDLHRVVGVWSLIFNIIIFFTGFWMNLFAFEKETWEKETIPTPKNTPAGISFDKLYAQARQIRPEMQAEYVYFPTQPKRKFSIRGKLGAQNELFAGGNSIVFDAQTGKLLKIGTFENLSFPDKLEALMFPLHVGNFGGHFLKILFIIIGLTPGLLSVTGFLLWWRRKSKPSFL; encoded by the coding sequence TTGTTTAGTAAACCTGCTTTGCGTTTGACCTATAAAGTCCATAAGTGGCTTGGACTTTTCTCAGGCTTTTTTCTGCTGATTTATGGGCTCAGTGGGTCAATCCTCGTTTATAAGGATTCACTGGAAGACTATTTCTATCAAAAAGAAATTAAGCCTGAAGGTCAAAAGCAAAGTTTGGATACTATTTATAAAAAAATAACGCAATTATACCCTAATCTTGATGGGCTGGCATGGGTCAATCCCTCCGGTGAAACTACAAAGCCCTATAGATTCAGATTGTACATCAACGACGCCAGACTGATTTCTTATGATTTAGGTGCTTTAGACATTAACCAATATACAGGTGAAATCATCAGACATGGCCGCGGCGATGATCTGGAGGTCGGCTGGATCGAGTGGATATTTCAGTTGCATTTTTCGCTGCATCTGGGTATGCCGGGAGCGGCACTTACTGCCATTTTTGGGCTAACTATGCTCATTTCGATACTTACTGGCCTGATAGTTTACCGAAAAAACATCTTGAAAGTGTTGACTTTCAGAAACAAAATCAGAAACCAAAACTGGCGGATACTATCTTCAGACCTGCATCGGGTGGTGGGTGTGTGGTCATTGATTTTTAACATCATAATCTTTTTTACCGGCTTCTGGATGAATCTTTTTGCTTTTGAAAAAGAAACCTGGGAAAAAGAAACTATCCCTACTCCCAAAAACACACCGGCAGGCATATCATTTGACAAACTTTATGCCCAAGCCCGGCAAATCAGGCCCGAAATGCAGGCAGAGTATGTGTATTTTCCTACACAGCCGAAAAGAAAATTCAGCATCAGAGGAAAGCTGGGGGCACAAAACGAGCTGTTTGCCGGTGGAAATTCCATAGTTTTTGATGCTCAAACCGGAAAATTATTAAAAATCGGCACCTTCGAAAATCTGAGTTTCCCGGATAAACTGGAAGCTCTGATGTTCCCACTTCATGTGGGCAATTTCGGCGGGCATTTTCTCAAAATCCTTTTTATCATCATAGGTCTTACCCCCGGTTTGTTGTCTGTAACCGGCTTCCTGCTTTGGTGGAGAAGAAAATCAAAACCTTCATTTTTATGA
- a CDS encoding alpha/beta hydrolase, with protein MKKLLWLVLLAFNCFAQAPSNYSSSAIEASKSWIDVDYVGDGIIGHKLDIFLPKKGKGPFPVVVMVYGSAFFSNSSKASCFSGNNGQSLLKKGFAVVTINHRSSRDAIWPAQIHDVKAAIRFIRANASQFSLDNSFIGITGFSSGGHLSTMAGVTSHSKNEKINGLEIDLEGNLGKYKETSSHVDAVVDFFGPTDFLLMDSCGSSMKHDDPNSPESTLVGGPIQENKDKVALANPLSYVSAGDPPFLIFHGNKDPLVPHCQSEILYKKLQENDIESELVIVDGGGHGPGVMIDKYLDKMVDFFKSKIKTK; from the coding sequence ATGAAAAAACTTTTGTGGCTGGTATTGCTTGCATTCAATTGTTTCGCTCAGGCTCCTTCAAATTATTCCTCCTCAGCCATCGAAGCATCCAAATCCTGGATCGATGTCGATTATGTGGGAGATGGAATCATAGGACATAAGTTGGACATTTTTCTACCCAAAAAAGGGAAAGGACCTTTTCCTGTTGTTGTAATGGTATATGGCAGTGCTTTTTTCTCAAATTCTTCAAAAGCAAGCTGTTTTTCAGGCAATAATGGACAGTCACTCCTAAAAAAAGGCTTTGCTGTGGTAACGATTAACCACCGGTCAAGCCGTGATGCCATTTGGCCGGCACAGATTCATGATGTAAAAGCCGCCATAAGGTTTATTAGAGCCAATGCCAGCCAGTTTTCTTTAGATAACTCATTTATCGGTATCACAGGATTTTCCTCAGGCGGTCACCTTTCTACCATGGCCGGGGTAACTTCTCATTCTAAAAACGAGAAAATCAATGGCTTAGAGATTGATCTGGAAGGCAATCTGGGTAAATACAAAGAAACTTCAAGTCACGTTGATGCCGTTGTTGATTTTTTTGGACCTACAGATTTTCTGTTGATGGATTCTTGCGGGAGTAGCATGAAACACGATGACCCTAATTCTCCGGAATCTACACTCGTAGGAGGGCCGATTCAGGAAAATAAAGACAAAGTTGCATTGGCCAATCCGCTCTCTTACGTTTCGGCTGGTGATCCTCCTTTTTTAATATTTCATGGAAACAAAGACCCGCTGGTGCCGCATTGTCAAAGTGAAATACTTTATAAAAAATTGCAGGAAAATGACATAGAAAGCGAATTGGTGATTGTTGATGGTGGTGGGCATGGTCCCGGTGTTATGATTGATAAATATTTAGACAAAATGGTTGATTTTTTTAAATCAAAAATAAAAACTAAATAG